From Gemmatimonadales bacterium:
CCCGCAGTACCTCGACCCACACGGAGGTGTCGGCGCAGATCATCCATTCCCCTCGATCCGCTTCATGCGGTATCCCGGCCGCCGTCGCGACTTGTCGAGATCAATGTCGATCTTCACCTTGCCGAACATCGCGATGAGCTTCCGCCGCTTCGCGCGCCGGACGATCTCGGTCAGGGCGAACACGATGGTGTCCGTCTTCGACTTGAAGCCCAGGATGGCCTTGACCTCGTTCACGAGGTCCTCGGGAAGATCGAGCGTCGTGCGCATACTAACAACACTATTTCGTATGCTTTCAGATGTCAATGCAGGGCGAGTCATATGCATTCCCCCGAGTCAGCCCACCCAACGGACACCTGTGCCGCCGCAGCCTCGCCAAGTTCAGCCGCCAGGCGCAGCCGTACGTGCAGCTCCCACCGACGCCGCTCCTTCAGGCTAGCGGGGGGCGGGCCTCCGTCCGGACCGGTCAGCACGATCGTCCCCGCCTGCTCGCGCGCGACGCGGCCGGCCAGCGCAGGGTCGGCTCGGAGCGCTTGCCGGAGACGGTCGTGCTCCGGGCTGTCGCCGGCGCGCGGATCCGGCTCAGGCAGGAGCGGTGTCAACAGCGTTTCTGTTCGCACGTCTCCATGCTAGCACCGAAGCCACGCTGTCCATCATCCTTTTTCGGCACCCCGTATCATTTGATTGCGAATTGACCCGTGGCGGCCCGGCGGGGTAACCTACCGGTCCATGGCCGCGAACCCGCTCCACCTCGAAACGCCCGTCGACGACGTGGCGTTGCTTGCCCGGCTGGCCGACTCCCGCCGGCTGCTACTCGATCAGGTGGGCCGCCGCATCGTGGGCCAGACCGAAGTGCTCGACGGCATCCTCATG
This genomic window contains:
- a CDS encoding type II toxin-antitoxin system VapB family antitoxin gives rise to the protein MRTTLDLPEDLVNEVKAILGFKSKTDTIVFALTEIVRRAKRRKLIAMFGKVKIDIDLDKSRRRPGYRMKRIEGNG